One Cervus canadensis isolate Bull #8, Minnesota chromosome 13, ASM1932006v1, whole genome shotgun sequence DNA segment encodes these proteins:
- the PACC1 gene encoding proton-activated chloride channel isoform X3 — MAVAVFLVYQTIMDFREKLKHPVMSVSYKEVDRYDAPGIALYPGQAQLLSCKHYYEVIPPLRSPGQPGDVNCTTQRINYTDPFSNQTLKSALIVQGPREVQKRELVFLQFRLNQSSEDFSAIDYLLFSSFQEFLQSPDRASFMQACESAYSSWKFSGGFRTWVKMSLVETKEDGREAVEFRQETSVVNYIDQRPAAEKSAQLFFVVFEWKDPFIQKVQDIITANPWNTIALLCGAFLALFKAAEFAKLSVKWMIKIRRRYLKRRGQATNHIS, encoded by the exons ATGGCCGTGGCTGTCTTCCTGGTCTACCAGACCATCATGGACTTCCGCGAGAAGCTCAAGCACCCTGTCATGTCAGTGTCTTACAAGGAGGTGGATCGCTACGATGCCCCAG GCATCGCTCTGTATCCCGGTCAGGCCCAGCTGCTCAGCTGTAAGCATTATTACGAGGTCATCCCGCCTCTGAGGAGCCCCGGGCAGCCTGGAGATGTGAACTGCACCACTCAGAGGATCAACTACACGGACCCCTTCTCCAATCAGACCCTG AAATCCGCCCTGATTGTGCAGGGGCCGCGGGAGGTGCAGAAGCGGGAGCTGGTCTTCCTCCAGTTCCGCCTGAACCAGAGCAGCGAGGACTTCAGCGCCATTGATTACCTGCTCTTCTCGTCCTTCCAGGAGTTCCTGCAGAG CCCAGACAGGGCCAGCTTCATGCAGGCCTGCGAGAGCGCCTATTCCAGCTGGAAGTTCTCGGGGGGCTTCCGGACCTGGGTCAAGATGTCCCTGGTGGAGACCAAGGAGGACGGGCGGGAGGCGGTGGAGTTCCGGCAGGAG ACCAGTGTGGTTAACTACATTGACCAGAGACCCGCAGCCGAGAAGAGCGCTCAGTTGTTCTTCGTGGTCTTTGAATGGAAAGATCCTTTCATCCAGAAAGTCCAGGAC ATAATCACCGCCAATCCTTGGAACACAATTGCTCTTCTCTGTGGAGCCTTCTTGGCATTATTTAAAGCTGCAGAATTTGCCAAACTGAGTGTGAAATGGATGATCAAAATTCGGAGACGATACCTTAAGAGAAGAGGTCAGGCAACAAACCACATAAGCTGA